Proteins encoded by one window of Muntiacus reevesi chromosome 6, mMunRee1.1, whole genome shotgun sequence:
- the FAM237B gene encoding protein FAM237B isoform X3, whose translation MDFATRWFYLPLGCMLLIHLTHADFEFQKGVLASNNPGIMEDIDPQCWNTCSLTLIELKELKIEHNVDAFWNFMLFLQKSQWPRHYNVFLSIAQDFWDMYVDCLLSRSHGMGRRQLMSPRYNFLQKIREFKCVLR comes from the coding sequence ATGGATTTTGCCACAAGATGGTTCTACCTGCCTTTGGGTTGCATGTTGCTGATCCATCTGACTCATGCTGACTTTGAATTTCAAAAGGGTGTACTTGCCAGCAACAACCCAGGGATCATGGAAGACATTGATCCCCAGTGCTGGAATACGTGCTCTTTGACATTGATAGAGCTCAAGGAACTCAAGATAGAGCACAATGTGGATGCTTTCTGGAATTTCATGTTGTTCCTGCAAAAATCCCAGTGGCCTAGACATTATAATGTCTTCTTAAGCATAGCTCAGGATTTCTGGGACATGTATGTAGACTGCTTGCTTTCAAGATCTCATGGAATGGGCAGAAGACAGTTGATGTCTCCCAGGTATAATTTTCTACAGAAGATAAGAGAATTTAAATGTGTACTGAGATAA
- the FAM237B gene encoding protein FAM237B isoform X1 — protein MLRKPQGATLVPRGSTANERRRSHQDVCLCRLREVPFPAGSLCAQNMDFATRWFYLPLGCMLLIHLTHADFEFQKGVLASNNPGIMEDIDPQCWNTCSLTLIELKELKIEHNVDAFWNFMLFLQKSQWPRHYNVFLSIAQDFWDMYVDCLLSRSHGMGRRQLMSPRYNFLQKIREFKCVLR, from the exons GAGCCACCCTCGTACCTCGAGGAAGCACAGCGAACGAACGCAGGAGATCGCACCAGGACGTCTGTCTCTGCCGCCTACGAGAGGTACCATTCCCCGCCGGCTCCCTCTGCGCGCAG aaTATGGATTTTGCCACAAGATGGTTCTACCTGCCTTTGGGTTGCATGTTGCTGATCCATCTGACTCATGCTGACTTTGAATTTCAAAAGGGTGTACTTGCCAGCAACAACCCAGGGATCATGGAAGACATTGATCCCCAGTGCTGGAATACGTGCTCTTTGACATTGATAGAGCTCAAGGAACTCAAGATAGAGCACAATGTGGATGCTTTCTGGAATTTCATGTTGTTCCTGCAAAAATCCCAGTGGCCTAGACATTATAATGTCTTCTTAAGCATAGCTCAGGATTTCTGGGACATGTATGTAGACTGCTTGCTTTCAAGATCTCATGGAATGGGCAGAAGACAGTTGATGTCTCCCAGGTATAATTTTCTACAGAAGATAAGAGAATTTAAATGTGTACTGAGATAA
- the FAM237B gene encoding protein FAM237B isoform X2, which translates to MLRKPQGATLVPRGSTANERRRSHQDVCLCRLRENMDFATRWFYLPLGCMLLIHLTHADFEFQKGVLASNNPGIMEDIDPQCWNTCSLTLIELKELKIEHNVDAFWNFMLFLQKSQWPRHYNVFLSIAQDFWDMYVDCLLSRSHGMGRRQLMSPRYNFLQKIREFKCVLR; encoded by the exons GAGCCACCCTCGTACCTCGAGGAAGCACAGCGAACGAACGCAGGAGATCGCACCAGGACGTCTGTCTCTGCCGCCTACGAGAG aaTATGGATTTTGCCACAAGATGGTTCTACCTGCCTTTGGGTTGCATGTTGCTGATCCATCTGACTCATGCTGACTTTGAATTTCAAAAGGGTGTACTTGCCAGCAACAACCCAGGGATCATGGAAGACATTGATCCCCAGTGCTGGAATACGTGCTCTTTGACATTGATAGAGCTCAAGGAACTCAAGATAGAGCACAATGTGGATGCTTTCTGGAATTTCATGTTGTTCCTGCAAAAATCCCAGTGGCCTAGACATTATAATGTCTTCTTAAGCATAGCTCAGGATTTCTGGGACATGTATGTAGACTGCTTGCTTTCAAGATCTCATGGAATGGGCAGAAGACAGTTGATGTCTCCCAGGTATAATTTTCTACAGAAGATAAGAGAATTTAAATGTGTACTGAGATAA